A single region of the Mesotoga sp. BH458_6_3_2_1 genome encodes:
- a CDS encoding L-serine ammonia-lyase, iron-sulfur-dependent, subunit beta translates to MIMKFEDLVKTARDTTTALHKVVSDWYMMNTGNDPKVAEETSRGLVREMLSSYQSRLERPEKSLTGWVGDNDAKARSHTPEFLSPLVFSGVSIALSMSEHNASMGKIVACPTAGACGVVPGALLSLHMNLGIDLDTLGNALLVSGAVGERIKRRASISGAMSGCQAEVGTATAMASVAIIYATHPEEYDALENAPALALKSLMGLVCDPVGGFVEIPCVKRNAFGVSIAFTAAELALAGIKSAIPFEEVADSLGRVGRRLPEELKETARGGIAITHTAKKMVADFLGGVDKKD, encoded by the coding sequence ATGATAATGAAGTTCGAAGATCTTGTGAAGACTGCAAGGGACACCACGACAGCTCTGCATAAAGTGGTGTCTGACTGGTACATGATGAACACAGGAAATGATCCCAAAGTTGCCGAAGAGACCTCTAGAGGACTAGTGAGAGAAATGTTGAGTTCCTACCAGAGCAGATTGGAAAGACCGGAGAAATCTCTCACTGGATGGGTTGGAGATAATGATGCAAAGGCAAGGAGTCACACGCCCGAATTTCTTAGTCCGCTGGTTTTCTCGGGAGTAAGCATTGCTCTTTCAATGTCAGAACACAATGCAAGCATGGGAAAGATCGTCGCTTGCCCAACAGCGGGCGCCTGTGGAGTCGTTCCAGGAGCACTGCTCTCACTTCATATGAATCTGGGTATTGATCTTGACACCCTTGGGAATGCTTTGCTCGTTTCCGGAGCAGTTGGAGAAAGGATCAAAAGAAGGGCTTCCATTTCCGGAGCAATGTCTGGTTGTCAGGCAGAAGTGGGTACTGCCACTGCAATGGCCTCTGTAGCGATAATCTATGCAACGCACCCCGAAGAGTACGATGCACTGGAAAACGCTCCGGCGCTTGCTCTTAAATCTTTGATGGGTCTTGTCTGTGACCCCGTAGGTGGCTTCGTCGAGATCCCCTGTGTAAAAAGAAATGCTTTCGGAGTATCGATCGCCTTCACGGCAGCGGAGCTCGCCCTTGCCGGAATAAAATCGGCTATACCCTTTGAGGAAGTGGCAGACTCGCTTGGAAGAGTTGGAAGAAGATTGCCCGAAGAACTGAAAGAAACAGCCAGAGGCGGAATAGCGATAACTCACACCGCCAAGAAGATGGTGGCCGATTTTCTCGGTGGAGTTGACAAGAAAGACTGA
- a CDS encoding polyribonucleotide nucleotidyltransferase, which translates to MSYKRWEREFFGQKLVIENGKMAKQADGAVLLKYADSVLLTTVNGNEKAMPGTDFLPLTVEYQEKFYAAGKIPGGFLKRESRPSDNAVLSARIIDRPIRPLFPDGMRNEIQVIITVLSADPDNPPDIWGITSSSLALNISPIPFEGIVAGVQVGYVDGKYVIFPSAEELDRSELDIVVAGTENAVAMVEGEAKEVSEKVMIGALEAAHEAIKSLVAFQKEIISEFAVEKWVAEIPVAPEGFLEPFNAMVDRDKLAEIMLTPGKKNKDRALKTYRDEMIELFTEKAKETWSEEEIEANTGFVKDLFHDIEKEVMRKRVIENDVRMDGRKHDEIRPINIELDLLPRAHGSALFTRGETQSLGIVTLGATMDEQIVDTMFEEGSKSFMLHYNFPPFSTGEVKRLRGPGRREIGHGHLAERSLKNIVPKGESFPYTIRVVSEVLESNGSSSMATVCSGSLALMAAGVPMEKHVAGVAMGMIQEPQKTVVLTDILGNEDHMGDMDFKVTGTRDGITAFQMDVKVAGVSSEIMTKALEQAKTARLKILELMYEVVPVPREYVSDYAPIIRTINLPYEKIGEIIGPGGKVIKRLSSDYDSTIFIDDEKSQAKIVGSNREKLDQLEKVIDAIISEVKPGQLFEGKITRAEAYGFFVEIAPGKTGLLHISKMGADGKDFLKAHKVGDMIAVEIAGTDQMGKISLKLEGVEVTEEKRRDTRKPFPRNDRNRGDRNRK; encoded by the coding sequence GTGAGTTACAAGAGATGGGAAAGGGAATTCTTCGGCCAGAAACTCGTCATAGAAAACGGGAAAATGGCCAAACAGGCTGATGGAGCTGTACTTCTCAAATATGCCGATTCAGTCTTGCTTACTACAGTAAATGGAAATGAAAAGGCAATGCCTGGAACTGACTTTTTACCGCTAACTGTTGAATATCAGGAAAAGTTCTACGCCGCCGGAAAAATTCCTGGGGGATTTCTGAAAAGAGAGAGCAGACCGAGTGACAACGCGGTTCTCTCCGCTCGAATAATTGACAGGCCTATCCGACCTCTCTTCCCTGATGGAATGAGAAACGAGATACAGGTCATCATAACCGTTCTCTCGGCCGATCCGGACAATCCACCCGACATTTGGGGAATAACGAGCTCTTCGCTTGCACTGAATATTTCGCCTATTCCCTTTGAAGGAATTGTTGCCGGAGTTCAGGTTGGGTACGTTGATGGAAAATATGTTATCTTCCCCTCAGCGGAAGAACTCGACAGATCAGAACTCGATATAGTAGTCGCAGGAACCGAGAACGCAGTTGCGATGGTTGAAGGAGAGGCAAAAGAAGTCTCCGAAAAAGTTATGATTGGAGCTTTAGAAGCTGCTCATGAAGCAATTAAGTCTCTCGTTGCCTTCCAGAAGGAAATCATAAGCGAGTTCGCGGTAGAAAAGTGGGTAGCAGAAATCCCAGTCGCTCCCGAGGGTTTCCTCGAACCATTCAATGCAATGGTAGACAGAGATAAGCTTGCTGAGATTATGCTAACTCCAGGTAAGAAAAACAAAGACAGGGCTCTAAAGACATATAGAGACGAGATGATCGAACTCTTCACCGAGAAGGCAAAGGAAACTTGGTCTGAAGAAGAGATCGAAGCGAATACTGGTTTTGTGAAAGATCTCTTTCACGACATAGAGAAAGAAGTTATGAGAAAGCGAGTTATCGAAAATGACGTGAGGATGGATGGAAGAAAGCACGACGAGATTCGGCCGATCAACATCGAACTCGACCTTCTTCCCAGAGCCCACGGATCCGCTCTATTTACGCGTGGAGAGACCCAGAGTCTGGGTATAGTAACTCTTGGTGCGACAATGGACGAGCAGATTGTGGATACTATGTTTGAGGAAGGTTCAAAGTCATTCATGCTCCACTACAACTTCCCTCCATTCAGCACTGGGGAAGTCAAGAGACTGAGAGGTCCCGGTCGAAGGGAGATAGGGCACGGACATCTTGCAGAGAGATCACTGAAGAACATCGTTCCCAAAGGTGAGTCTTTCCCATACACTATCAGAGTGGTCTCCGAGGTTCTGGAATCAAACGGATCCTCTTCAATGGCGACTGTTTGCTCCGGGTCATTGGCTCTGATGGCTGCCGGCGTTCCTATGGAAAAACATGTCGCGGGCGTTGCAATGGGTATGATTCAGGAACCTCAGAAAACGGTTGTTTTGACGGACATTCTTGGAAATGAAGATCACATGGGTGACATGGATTTCAAGGTTACAGGGACGCGAGATGGGATTACTGCCTTCCAGATGGATGTCAAAGTCGCGGGTGTATCCAGCGAAATAATGACAAAGGCGCTTGAACAGGCAAAAACCGCCAGGCTCAAGATACTCGAACTCATGTATGAAGTCGTTCCTGTACCGAGAGAATACGTCTCCGATTACGCACCAATTATCAGGACGATCAATCTTCCATATGAGAAGATCGGAGAAATCATTGGCCCCGGAGGAAAGGTCATTAAGAGGCTTTCAAGCGATTATGACTCTACAATATTCATTGATGACGAGAAGTCTCAGGCTAAGATCGTTGGAAGCAACAGAGAAAAGCTAGATCAACTCGAAAAGGTAATAGATGCGATAATTTCCGAAGTCAAACCGGGACAGCTTTTCGAAGGAAAGATCACCAGGGCCGAAGCCTATGGCTTCTTTGTAGAGATCGCACCTGGAAAGACAGGCCTTCTTCACATCTCCAAGATGGGCGCAGACGGTAAGGACTTCTTGAAAGCCCATAAGGTCGGAGACATGATTGCTGTTGAAATCGCCGGAACAGACCAGATGGGCAAGATAAGTCTCAAGCTCGAAGGCGTGGAAGTGACTGAGGAAAAGAGAAGAGACACTAGAAAGCCCTTTCCAAGAAATGATAGAAATCGAGGAGATAGAAATAGAAAGTAG
- a CDS encoding pitrilysin family protein — MNNQYIELPNGAVIIGERKQETRTVSMAFAMKVGSADEDDVISGVSHFIEHALFKGTLRRNAFEIKEPIERIGGSLNAYTGRVSTVYYAKVPDTYALEAMEILFDLITSPRFDEASLDLERGVILEEIASAEDDPYDRIYDMTIEKVWDRDFGRPILGYHNTVQGLQRNNVADFYGHTYVANNAVFAVSGNYGTDLLKNAGEKLLSMKKNESTITPKSPVISKDPLWIVEKRKDLQQVHILLTRDAPGRRCKDDFDAFKIFNTLFGSGMSSILFHNIREELGMVYNINSEFVSYADSGAFMINATTSPKNLDNLVDSLKKEMGTLINRGVTEAQFTYGKERARGKLLMSTEGTLLTLSRFLDDVVICGKPDSLDDLITRIDRLTIDDVNASIKKYIAGKWNVSLLLPEKKQQSRFLSEASFKI, encoded by the coding sequence ATGAATAATCAATATATTGAACTGCCAAACGGTGCAGTAATTATTGGAGAGCGAAAGCAAGAGACAAGAACCGTTTCAATGGCTTTCGCCATGAAGGTAGGTTCCGCTGATGAAGATGATGTCATCAGCGGAGTTTCTCATTTCATAGAGCATGCTCTATTCAAGGGAACTCTCAGAAGAAATGCATTCGAAATCAAGGAACCGATAGAGAGAATTGGTGGTAGCCTCAACGCATACACTGGGAGAGTCTCTACGGTATATTATGCAAAGGTCCCTGACACATATGCTCTGGAAGCTATGGAGATCCTCTTTGATTTGATCACTTCGCCTCGTTTCGATGAAGCGTCCCTGGATCTCGAAAGAGGTGTAATTCTCGAGGAAATAGCCTCTGCAGAAGACGACCCATACGACAGAATATACGACATGACTATTGAAAAAGTGTGGGATCGGGATTTCGGAAGACCTATTCTGGGCTATCACAATACCGTGCAAGGTCTACAGAGAAACAATGTAGCCGACTTCTACGGCCACACATATGTGGCAAACAACGCTGTTTTCGCTGTCTCTGGGAATTACGGGACAGACTTACTGAAGAACGCTGGAGAAAAACTTCTATCGATGAAGAAAAATGAGTCCACAATCACTCCTAAATCTCCGGTGATTTCGAAAGATCCCTTGTGGATCGTGGAAAAACGAAAGGACCTCCAGCAAGTTCATATTCTTCTGACAAGAGACGCGCCTGGTAGAAGGTGCAAAGATGACTTCGATGCATTTAAGATTTTCAACACTCTTTTCGGAAGCGGAATGAGTTCCATACTCTTTCACAATATTCGAGAAGAACTTGGAATGGTATACAATATCAACTCGGAATTCGTTTCATACGCAGATTCCGGCGCATTCATGATAAATGCCACCACCAGTCCAAAGAATCTCGATAACCTCGTAGATTCTCTGAAAAAGGAAATGGGCACCCTTATCAATCGTGGAGTAACTGAGGCCCAGTTCACTTATGGAAAGGAAAGGGCTCGAGGAAAGCTGTTGATGTCTACCGAAGGAACATTGCTAACTTTAAGCCGATTCTTGGATGATGTGGTGATTTGCGGAAAGCCCGATTCTTTAGATGATTTGATAACCAGAATTGACCGTCTCACGATTGATGATGTGAATGCTTCGA
- the sdaAB gene encoding L-serine ammonia-lyase, iron-sulfur-dependent subunit beta → MLLDIIGPAIVGPSSSHTAGMARLGRAFRSLFSGVPSEVRFTLNAPLFATFRGHGTDRALIGGIMGIKEADPKLRESFRIAKEKGIYFTFEEEDMGDLHPNTVRINGNTGELFLSMTGASIGGGSIRITSINDFDTDVSGKYPSFVILNSDIPGALSQIVGEISSSDMNISNLFLSRVDPFRREALCVVELDNEPGESLLSAIKRLQVVKKVSYLERLDSSI, encoded by the coding sequence ATGTTGCTGGACATAATTGGGCCTGCAATTGTTGGACCATCTAGTTCCCATACAGCGGGGATGGCAAGGCTCGGCAGAGCCTTTCGATCCCTATTTTCTGGAGTACCCAGTGAAGTTAGATTCACTTTGAATGCCCCCCTCTTCGCAACCTTTAGAGGTCACGGGACTGACAGGGCACTCATAGGCGGGATAATGGGAATAAAGGAAGCAGATCCAAAGCTAAGAGAATCTTTCCGAATAGCCAAAGAAAAGGGCATATATTTTACATTCGAGGAAGAAGATATGGGAGATCTTCACCCAAATACTGTTAGAATCAACGGAAACACCGGAGAGCTATTTCTCAGCATGACCGGTGCCTCGATCGGCGGTGGTTCGATAAGGATCACTTCAATAAATGATTTTGATACAGACGTCTCTGGTAAATACCCTTCCTTCGTGATCTTGAACTCTGACATCCCCGGGGCACTCTCCCAGATAGTAGGAGAGATTTCTTCAAGCGATATGAACATCAGCAACCTCTTCCTCTCAAGGGTTGATCCTTTCAGAAGAGAGGCCCTTTGTGTCGTTGAACTCGATAATGAACCAGGCGAAAGCTTGCTAAGTGCGATCAAAAGGCTGCAGGTAGTCAAGAAAGTATCCTATCTTGAAAGGCTGGATTCGTCAATATGA
- the rpsO gene encoding 30S ribosomal protein S15: protein MEVNRQELVKEFQIHENDSGSTEVQIAILTARIRHLTEHLKKHPKDFHTRRGLLKLVGRRRKMLRYIKTKKPEVYLELISKLGLRG from the coding sequence ATGGAAGTCAACAGACAAGAATTGGTCAAGGAGTTTCAGATTCACGAAAACGACTCCGGTTCAACCGAAGTACAGATTGCCATATTGACTGCGAGAATCAGACATCTCACCGAGCATCTTAAGAAGCATCCAAAGGATTTTCATACCAGAAGAGGACTTCTCAAGCTGGTCGGAAGACGAAGAAAGATGTTGAGATACATAAAGACCAAGAAGCCTGAAGTATATCTAGAACTGATAAGCAAACTCGGGCTGAGAGGTTGA